A segment of the Erythrobacter sp. F6033 genome:
CGCCGCCTACCCGGACACGGACATTGATCGAGCCGGTATCGTACTCGGTTCGCTTGAAATTGAGCCGAACGTTGTTGGCGAATTTGATCAAGTGTGCATCTGCATCCGCCACATGTGTGTCGGACACGACTTCACCGGGATCGCCAAAATGAGTGTAGGCAAAGGTGCCAACATCGCGCTCTTCCAAAGGAGAGACAGCAACCTGCCGCGATTGTTCTAATGCTGATGCTATACGCATCTCGGCATCGTCGAGCGGCTCACTCGACACATAATAGATAGCGGGGTTACCATGCGCTTTCCACGCCGCTCGAAACGCTTCATTGACCTCATCAAGAGTCAAATCAGCGACAGCCGCGTTAAACCGATCAAGGCTGGATTGCGGCGCAGTAAACACTCGCTCATCAGCAAAGGCATCCACCAATGCTTGGGCATAATTATATTCAAATCCCCCCGCATAGGTTTTGCGTGTTCCGGCGCGCTCCACGGCGGTCTCTTGGGCTTGGCGCGAGGATGCAATCTGCTCATCCAATTCTTGCTGGGTGAAACCATATTGCAAGGCGCGCCGCAGATCTTGCTCGCCCTCGGCCAGCGCGTCTTGCCAGTCTTCAGGCGAAGACCTGAGCGATAACACCATGCCATCGACCGCTTCATAGACGCGGTACCGCCCGCTGCTCGCGCCGAGATAGACAGCATCGCTATTGCGAACTTTGCGCGACATCCTTTGATTGAAGATGCTTGTTCCGAGCCGGCGGATCAGGTTTTCGCGTCTTGTAGCGCTGGTGTCGACCCGCTCAACATAGGGCTCCAGCGCGGCGAAGGTTATCGAAGTCATCAGCCCTTCATCGTGATAGGTGCGAACTACGCCAGGCTGGATCACTGCCTGAGATCGAGGCTTGGTGGGCAGGGCTGCGCCTACTGGCCTCCAGTCGCCGAAGTACTCTTCGATCCGCGCGATCGCATCCTCGGTTTCAAGGTCACCTATCAAGGCGACAAAGGTGTTTTCAGGACGGTAGTAGCCGCGATAATAGCGCACGAACTCTTCGCGCGGCATGCTCGCGATCGTATCATCAGTGCCAATCGGCAGGCGATCAATGAGCCCGCTGCCTTGGGTAAAGAAGCCAAGCCGATCAACAAAGGAGCGAAAATCGATCGAATCGCGTGCGAGCTTTTCCGACGCGATAACGCCGCGTTCACTTTCTATCGCCTCATGATCCAGCAGCAGGTTCTCAGCAGTTTCGCGCATCAAGAAAAAGGCTTCATCAAGCACTTCATCGTCAACCGATGGCAGGTTCAGCTTGTAGGTGGTCTGATCAAAGCCAGTGCTGGCGTTGGTGTCTGCGCCAAAGGATAATCCAAAGCGCTCCAGCCGCTTGATCATCTCGCCTTCTGGCACATTGACCGAACCGTTGAATGCCATGTGCTCAAGAAAGTGTGCGAGACCTCTTTGTGCTTCGGTTTCGTTAAGTGAGCCAGTGTCGATCCGCATCCTCAGCGCGGCAACACCGCTTGGCGTTTGGTTCTTCATTACCGCATAGCGCAGGCCATTATCCAGAGTGCCATAGATAACGCGCGGGTCAGGCTCCAAATCGCTTTGCTCGTGCGCAAAAGCCGGTTCCGCCTCCTCCCGTGCGGCAACTGCTACTCCAGAAAAAGTGATGCCTATGAAAAGCGACAGTGCCGCGACGAACGTGGGGGCAAACAGTCTGGGGTTTATGGCTTTGGGCATCACAGGCTCCGGTGAAATAAGCGGGTTAGGCAGCGAAGAACGGATGTCTTTTGCCTGCCAAGTAAGATGCGTCGCTCTGCGATTTCCTCATTTGCCCGGCGCAAAATCGCTCCGCTTCAAGAACGGAAAACGCCGCAGCTCAGAATCTAAGCTGCGGCGCCGAAACGTTAGATCAAGGCCTTGGGTCAGAACCGCGCGCGAATGCCCGCTGTGATCGTACGACCGCCATTGAACTGGTAGTTTTGAGGGAAATTGAAAGAGGCGTCACCATCCCCAAATTGAGAACTGACAGTCGAACGGATGTCCGCCGATTGGGCATCACGCAGGAGATCATCGCCTTCGACGAATACTGTCCATAGGCCGCCAAAAATGTCGAGATTGTAAGATAGCCTCAGATCTAAAGTAGAGTAGGCTGGTGAGACGACATTGCGGTTGAACTCATCAAACGTCACAGCGCTCGCTGATTGCCCAGAGTAAATGACCCGTCCTTCAAACCCGTCCTTGGCATAGTCCAACGACAAATTGTACGACCACTGCGCTTGATCAGCCAGAGGCCGATCGAAAGACTGCGGCTCCAACGAACCTTCCAGATTTCGAACCGTGATCAAGGTTGGATAGTCAGATTCGGTATAGGTGACATTGGCCAAAACACCGAAATCACTCAGAAAGCCGGGCAGAAAATTGAGTCTGCGGATCACTTCAAACTCCGCTCCCCAGATTGTTCCGCCTTCGCCATTGATCGGCCGGTTTATCAAGAGATCAGCGCCAGCCGGGACCGCCAAAAGATCTGGCCGCGTATCGGCCAACGGTGCAAGATAATCCAGAAAGCGCTCCAAAACATTGTCGCCTGGCACTGAATCAAAACTGACATTGGTGAAATTGTTTGTTGTCTTTTTGTAGAAAAGACTGCCGCGAATAAGACCCGGTGAGTCCGTAAAATAGTAGGCGACATCAAGATCGAAATTGTCGGTTTTTGTTGGTTGTAGATCAGGGTTCGCTTCCCGGATCGTAACGGCCTCAAATCCTGCTCTGTAATTTGCTTGAAAGAGTGTGTTTCGACTCAATAAGCGAACATCAGGGTGAACCGTCGAACGGAAATAACCCAGCCGCGCGACAATGTTCTGGGATGGGCGCCAGCTTGCAAGAAAGCTCGGGGTGAACGTCTCGACAGTACCGCTAATGTCGGTGAAATCATACAGCCCGACAGCGATGAAGGTCGCAGCAGGTTCGGCTGCGAAGCCTGGGCCGGGAAGGATTGAAGGGAAAGTCAAATTGGTGCCGCTGCGCTTTTCACGTTCGTAACGACCACCTGCAATCAGCGAGAAATTGCCGAGAACAATTTTTGTCTCAAGATAAGCAGCCAGTTCGTCTTCGGTTACTGCTGTAGGAGCGAGCGCACTAGCGCCGTCAGCCAACGGGTCCAAAACAGTACGATCTGTAAAAGTGAACCCAAGTTCATTAAAGTCAGGCGTTGATGGATCGTCTGCCGTAAACCCGGGCAGCTGAGCGAATATGCTGTCTGAATCACTGCCGCGCAGGAATGGAATCTCAGTTCCAGATGCGCCGATCAGACCAAGGTCCTCAGCAAAGAAATCCACTCCAAAGTCTGACAAGAAAATCCGGTTGCTAAAAATGCCTGTATAGCTCGTGTTTCTTGTGTTTAATGGGTTGGTTGTATCGTCTGATGTACGGCGTGTGCGTGCGTCATATTTACCCCCGATTTCGATATATTCGAGAAAGTCGACCTTGGGGCTATAACGGGTTTTTAGTTCAGCAATGTAGGCTTCCGTCGGATTGTCGAACTCATTCGTGAATGCGCTCAATATATAATATTGTGACGGGTCAAATATTCGCGTGATCCCCGCGTCGCTTAGCGAGGGGATAGGCAGGCCATTGGCAGCCTCAACAAAAACGCCATCAACCACACGCGGCGTCATAGCCGCATCATCATCCGGGTTTATCACAATCGTGGCCGGATCGACGAAGCCGATGAAATCGAGGTCTTGGTTCGTACCAAGCGATATGGACGAGCCACTGCCTTTTGTGCGCGCCCGAGAATAGCCGAGTTTGTATTTGAATGACCAACGGTCGAGATCAGTGTCTCCGCGGAAACTGATCGTATCAAATTGGCCTTCGCTGTCGCGTGTTTCAAAACCGCCCGTCGGCGCGAAAGACCTCAGAACTCTACGACTGCGAACCTCCCCATCCAGCTCTTCGATTGGCATGCTTACTGTGGTCGGGAAGAAATTTACCGATGCCCGCGATTGCACGCGAGTTTGGTTGTTCACATTGCGCTGGAAATCAAGACGCAGCCGAGTATGACTTGCGACATCCCACGCTAGGTTGATCGAGCCCAAAATGCTCTCTTCCTCGCGATCTCGGCGCACATAATTGACTGAGCGTACAAGCTGCTGTTGGACTTCGGGATCGAATGGGAACACGGCATCCACCGGAATGCGCGAGTCCGAAGTCACGCCAGCGGGAAAGACAGTGGGCAACTCATCCAGAATAGATGCATTGTAGTTCAGCCGTTCGGTGTTGCGATATTGGCCGGTGACTGAGACCGCGAAATTGGGGGTGATCTTTTTGGTGAATGTGCCGCTCGCCTGAAACTCTTCGCCAAATTTGCGATCAAAGTTGGTTTCCCCTTCGATCGCAAAATTGAATGCAAAATCACCGTAATCCAGCGCCGACTTCGTCTCGATCTCAACCAGCCCGCCAGACCCGGTTGATTCATGGCTGGGTAGCAAAGATTTGTGGATTGTAATTTGGGAAATATTGTCAGTCAGGAAACCGCTTAGGTCGATTGTGCGCTCAAAGCCGGTCCCTTGAAGGTCTAACCCGTTGAGCTGGACATTGATCGCTTCTGAACCGAAGCCACGCACTGTAATCCGCGATCCCTCGCCTGTGTCGTCGTCCCGGCCAAATGCCACGCCAGGTACACGGCGCAGCGCTTCGGAGACTGTTTCTGCAGGGAAGCCGCCAAGCAAATCAGACGATACAACAGTCGAGGCGTTATCTGCGTTTTTTTGCTGATTTAGAGCCTTCTGAATACTGCTGAGATAGCCGACCACAACAATATCGCTGGTCTGCTCGCCGCCAAAAGCGATGCTCACACGGGCCCGCTCAAATGCGCCAGCAGGAATAGGAAAAACCGCCGCTGGCTGACCCAGATAGGTCACCCGCAATTCGAAAGCGGTGCCAGCGACTTCTGGGAAATAGAAAAAGCCGCGTTGATCCGTAGTCGTGCGCAAATCCGTACCGACCACTTCGACCTGCGCGCTGGGAAGCGCGGTTCCTGTGGCAGCGCTTGTTACGACGCCGCTAACCGGTGATGCGCTGGCGTCTCCGGCAGTTGCTGTCCCTTGCGCTTTGAGCGAGTAAACATTCGCTGAGACTTCTGCCGCCGTTAATCCGGTTCCGCTCAGCAATTGGCGCAGCGCCTGTGCGGCGGTGAAATTGCCCACCAGCGCAGATGATTGCTTTCCAGAAACGAGATCGGACGCATAGAGCAGATCCGAGCCTGAGGCTTCGGCAAAAGAGTTGAGTGCGCCCTGTAATGATTGAGCGGGGATATTGTACGACCGGGCCTCGCTGCTTGCCGCTTCTTGCGCCGTCGCCGCGGTTGAGATTGCTGCTAGGCTGCAACCAGTAACCAAAGCTGCAATTGCCAGTTTCGTGCGGATCATAGTGTCCCCCCTTGGTTGGGTATTTTGTATTCAAAGCGCAATGATCGCGCTTTGCCCTCAACAAGAGAGATGCACGCCCGACAATTTCCCTCAGCAAAAAGCATAAATTAGTGGCAGATGAAGCTCGCCAAGCTGGCAATTAGTTATCAGCCAGAGTGCCTTAGGAGCCCGAATCTTGCGCGGAGGTCACCTCGAGAACCGTTCCTCCTGCGCGAGCCCTGACCAAAACCGGGAAGCCTGCTTCCAGAGTTGCAGCAAAATGCTCGCTCGACTTGATGCGGAAGGTTCCACTCACCAAAAAGCTACCTAGTTCCTCATCGCGCAGCACATGTTTCTCGTTCGAATAACGGTTGAACTCATCGAGAACCTCGCGAAGCGGAGTTTGCTCAAAAACGAGCCGCCCCTCGCGCCAGCTGGCGATTTGGGAAAGCTCTGTCTTGCTGATCGCAAATGGTCGATCGGGAAGAATACTAAGCTGTTCGCCGGGCGTCAGCTGCGTGCTCTTTCCGCTTCCTACGGTTCCGTCTCGATCAACTCGAACTCGTCCTTCGATCAAAGTTACTTGCGCCTCGCTGTCGCGCTTGCGAACGGAAAACACTGTACCAAGAGCAACGACCCGGTTCTGACCCGCTGCCACAATGAACGGGCGCTGCGCATCTTTGGACACAGTGAATACAGCCTCTCCGCGCACCAGTGTGAGGTTGCGCTCAGCGGCCGAGTAATTGACCTGCACCTCTGAGCCCGTGTTAAGCTCAATCACCGAGCCATCTGGCAGTGTGAATTGCGCCATCTGCCCGACCTTGGTCGAATAGCCAGAACGAAAATCGACTGTTTCCGGCGTGTCGCTGATTGGCGCGCTTGGCTGACTCGGTGCATCTTGTGCTGGGGCGCCAGCTTCATTGGCGGCAATAGTCGGGCCCGGTGAGACGCTCGGTGTAACAGAAAATGGCGAACCGCCTGTTAGCATGATGGCGCTGGCTATGAATACCACGGCAATGGACGCCGCGAGAGCGATCATGGGGTATCGCCGCAAGCTTGTGCTCGCCTCGGGTTGTTCTGCTAGCGCCCGGACGCGCATTTCCAGTATTGAAGGCGCATCAGCATGTTCACCCGCAACATCCCAAATCGCAGCGATGCGATCATAGGCGTAGGCATGTTCAGCCGACGCGTCGCGCCAAGCGCGGTAAGCAGCATAATCACCTTCGCTTACCTGATCGCCAGAAAGCCGCGCGAACCATTCAGCCGCTTCGTCCTCCAAACGATCACGCTCGCTTGGAAAGCCTATTGAACTGTCATGGTCGGCGGATTTCGTCATTACTTCCGATCTAACCGTTGAGTGATATGCCGCGCAGCGGCTGCGATATGTTTTTCAACCGAGCTGACCGATACGCCAATACGCTCCGCGATTTCCCGATACTTGAAGCCTTCAAACCGGTGCAGCAGGAACACGGTTCGAGTACGGGACGGCAGCTCTGCTAGTGCTTTCTCCAACTGTTGGAGTTCGTTTCGCCCCTGCAAGATGCGCTCGGGCGTGATTTCCTCACTTTCGGAATGAAAAAAGGGCAAATCTGCCATCGCTGCATCGCGCGTGCCGCGCTTGCGATAACGCTCTTTCAGGAGGTTTGCTGCGGCTTGAAAAATATACCCATCCGGGTTCTCGATAACCTTGTCACTGGCTGAGGCCCACAGCCTCCCAAACAATTCCTGAACAAGATCATCGACGTCTTCGAAGCGGTTTACTCGTTTGGCAAAATAGGAGCGCAACGGCCCTACGTAGCGCGCAACAAAGGCCTCTCGAGTGTCCAAACCCGGATCAATTGAGGGCGTGTTCGTCACAGCTAAAACCTCGCAATGGCGGCTTGGGCCCTGCTACCTAGGGCGTAGACAAATATGAATCAATGCAGGGCGCGAATGGCTGCATCAAGCCACTTGATCGTAAACCGAAGATGGAAGTGGACCGTGAGCATAACAGGTCGAACTGGCCAATACGCGTCGCTGGAATTTGTGTTGAACGACGGCGGTGTGAAGGCGGCTAGCGCCGTGTCCGATTTGACGCCCCCCCTTTTTCTGACCTTAAACTTTTGAGCTCGGTTTGATTGTGTCGCGCAAGATCGTACCATCCGATGGTGGATCAATCGCTGTTTGGTCAACGAGAAAGTCATGCGAGGTTTGCGCTGTTGGAGATACCTCGCGGCGCTAACGGACTTGCATCAAACTACCTGCCCGGTTGATGGATGGGTTGAGGCAATTGTCCTTCGATACAAATGCCAAGTGGCATGACCCAGCACGGGGACCACTATCAATAGGCCAAGAAATGCCAGTGCAATTGCCAAGGCCATGATGATCGCGATGAACACGGCCCAAATGAGCAAGGCCATGCTGTTATTGCTGACAGCCCTAAGGCTGGCAAAGATCGCGGTAAGGAAATCAACTTCGCGATCAACCAACATCGGCAGGCTGATCACTGTCACGGCGTAGAACACGAGAGCGATTACACCGCCAATCAAGCTGCCAACCGCGAGCATTGCGAGACCCATTGGCGTGATCAGGAATTCAAGAGATTCCGAACCTGCTCCGGCCTCCACAAGGAAGACCGAAAAAATAAGGTGAGCGATGATCACCCAAAAGCCGAAGCCCACGAATATGAGCACACCCATGCTCAATATTTGATCGTGCCCGCGGCCTCTGATCGCGCCCAGAACTGCGGGCCAATCCACTGCAATCCCGTATTCGCGCCTGCGACTGACCTCGTAAAGACCCACTGCTAGGAATGGAGCCAACAAGGGGAAGCCGGCCGCCGCAGGGATGAGCCAAGAGACCTCCCCAAGCACAATAGTAGCGTAAGCGAGGGCGATCCCGGCAAACGCGAAAATCGCGCCAAAGAACAAGCCATATTGCGGCATGGCAAGAAAGTCGCTCCATCCGGCAGCCAAGGCCGCACGCAGATCTGAAATCGTTAGATCGCCTGCGACCTTGAACGGGACAGGAGAATTGCTTCCTATATCTGCCATGTCATTCAGTTGCCCCTCCCTTTGGCGCTGGTTGCTATTTTAGAACCGATAGCTTGCACCCGCGCTCAGAACCCACGGATCGAGATTGTGGTCTGTTTCGATCACAAGCGTATTGCCAGCAAACCAGCGCGCCGTTGTCCCGATGAAGTACCGCTTGGCATCGAATGTGACGCCAAAACCATCATCTCCAACAGGCACATCCACGCCTGCTTGTAGGACAAAACCGAATTCATCCGAGAGCGTCGTCTCCGTGACGCCCAATGGAATGACAGCTGCACCTGGGTCCACATCAAGCCAAATGAAATAGGACGCGCCAGCCCCGATATAGGGCTTCACGCCGCCGGTTTTGAAATGCACTTTGGCAGTGACAGTTGCAGGCAAGAGCAACGCGTCTGAAACCAGCTCAGTGCCTGGCGCAAATCCCGATACCGCATCGACATCGTGCTGCGTTGTGCCTGCGATCGTTTCAATCGAGAAACTATCCGAGAAGAAATACTCTACGGCCACAGTGGGCACATAATTGTCATTGGCGGTGGTATCAGTGCCAGCAGGCAGGCCGACCAAATCAACATTGACCTGATCAATCGCGCTGTCGGGCAGAACTCCTGTCGCGACCAGTTTGATTTGGACATCCCCGCTTTCGTCCTGTGCGACGGCCGGAGAAGAAGCAAGCGCGATTGCCGCGCAAGCTGAGGCGAGAAGATATTTCATTATCCTTCCTTCATGAGCAGCAGTGGCCAGAGGAACGGCCCAGGGTTTTTGCTGCTGATGGTTGGATAGTTGCACTCAGACTATGCTGCTTTGATCCAGATCAATGTGCTGCGCATGAATGTGCAGCAACACGCACTCATCCTGATTTTCCTAGGAAAGAATGCGATGACCTTTCCCGACCTTTTCGACGAGTTTCGCACGGCAGTCTTGCCTGGTGGCGCTTCCGACCCAACGCTTTCGAACCTAGAATCGGTCGCGCGCTATACCAGTGCGCGCGAAGGCGATGCTCCGTTCAACGGGATCGGTGTTGATCAGATTGTCTTCATTGCTGGCGGCAGCACCAAACTGGTCGCCCATGTTTCACAAGGTAGAGAGCAAGTGGTCGCGTTCCACTTTAGAGGCGATCTGGTTTCAGTGCCGGCAAGCGCCGCCCACGCATACACTCTTTGCGCGTTGGAGGACTGTGAATTGGTCTTCTTCCCAGCGGACGACTTTTTGCAAATCGCGCAGCAAGAGCCGCATCTGGTCATTACTATTCTCGAGAGAACTTTGCGTTCGCTCGCTCGAAGCCGTGAAAAATCCGTGGCGCTGGGGCGCAAGACAGCGGAAGAGCGGTTGGCGAGTTTTCTTGTCACGATGGCGGAACGTATCGGTTGGAGCCGTGATGGAGCCGTGGAGCTTGATCTGATCATGTCCCGCCGCGACATCGGTGACAGCCTTGGCCTAACAATCGAAACGGTTAGCCGTCAGCTCAGCGAACTGCGCAATGCTTGCCTTATTGAAACGAGTGGCCGTTCTCGTTTCCGCTTGCTTGACTTGCCAAGCCTGCACCGAAGGGCCGGTCACCTTGAGTTGGCCGGATAAATTATTTTCAAAAATTGATGCAGATCAATGCGAATTGCGAGCGTCCAGAATAGTGGGTGGCGATGCAGGCAAACACGTGATGAGCCTGCGGGATGGGATAATCGACTGATTTTATTTTGATCTTTCCGGCGACTGCGCCGGTTGAGGCGCGTTGCAGCAATGAGTCTCAACTGATTTCGACGCCAGTTTGATCTGCATCAAATACAGCACTTTTCTGGCCCTTTAACGGGGGCAGGAACAAGAGGGATCGACGTTATGGAAGCTGTGTTAGGCCGGTCAGGCCTCTATGCCATCGCATTGATGGCGGTGATCGCCGCAATGGTGGGGGCGCAAGACACCGGTTTTGCCGTTCATATGGGCATCATTGGATTGGTTCTTGCCATAATGATCTTGGCAACCCTGAAAGCGTTCGACCCGCTCGCCAAAGCCCAGGGCATTTTCAAAATGCCTCCGGGCCCATCGCGTTATGACGATGACGTGGTGCGCTGGGGTGTCATTGCTACAATGTTTTGGGGCCTTGCGGGTTTGTTGGCTGGGCTTTTCATCGCCCTGCAATTGGCCTTCCCGATTTTGAATGTTGAGCCATTTTTGACATTTGGCCGGGTTCGCCCGCTCCACACTTCGGCGGTTATCTTTGCTTTCGGTGGCAATGCCTTGTTGGCGACCAGTTTCTATGTCGTGCAGCGCACTTGCCGCACCACTCTGGCTCTGCCCGGCCTCGCTCGCTTTGTGTTCTGGGGTTACCAACTCTTCATCGTCCTGGCGGCGACCGGCTATTTGCTCGGCGTAACCCAGTCCAAAGAATACGCCGAGCCGGAATGGTACGTTGATCTGTGGCTGACCATTGTTTGGGTCGCATACCTTGTGGTGTTCGTGGCGACTTTGCTGCGCCGGAACGAGCCGCATATTTATGTCGCCAACTGGTTCTACCTCGCTTTCATCATCACCGTTGCGATGCTGCATGTGGTGAACAATCTCGCGATGCCGGTGAGCTTGCTCGGTTCGCAAAGCTATAGCGCGTTTGCCGGCGTGCAGGATGCGCTGACGCAGTGGTGGTATGGCCATAACGCAGTCGGTTTCTTCCTGACCGCGGGCTTCCTTGCGATGATGTATTACTTCGTGCCCAAGCAAGCGAACCGGCCGGTCTATTCCTATCGCCTAT
Coding sequences within it:
- a CDS encoding insulinase family protein; amino-acid sequence: MPKAINPRLFAPTFVAALSLFIGITFSGVAVAAREEAEPAFAHEQSDLEPDPRVIYGTLDNGLRYAVMKNQTPSGVAALRMRIDTGSLNETEAQRGLAHFLEHMAFNGSVNVPEGEMIKRLERFGLSFGADTNASTGFDQTTYKLNLPSVDDEVLDEAFFLMRETAENLLLDHEAIESERGVIASEKLARDSIDFRSFVDRLGFFTQGSGLIDRLPIGTDDTIASMPREEFVRYYRGYYRPENTFVALIGDLETEDAIARIEEYFGDWRPVGAALPTKPRSQAVIQPGVVRTYHDEGLMTSITFAALEPYVERVDTSATRRENLIRRLGTSIFNQRMSRKVRNSDAVYLGASSGRYRVYEAVDGMVLSLRSSPEDWQDALAEGEQDLRRALQYGFTQQELDEQIASSRQAQETAVERAGTRKTYAGGFEYNYAQALVDAFADERVFTAPQSSLDRFNAAVADLTLDEVNEAFRAAWKAHGNPAIYYVSSEPLDDAEMRIASALEQSRQVAVSPLEERDVGTFAYTHFGDPGEVVSDTHVADADAHLIKFANNVRLNFKRTEYDTGSINVRVRVGGGFMSMPRKSEGLRRLGLNVLDQSGVIGHTADELRTLFAGKRVSAATRTRIDSDAFEIIGSTGGDDLTSQLNLMAAKVSAPTFREEIAEQHFRKMRAWYPTHDSSPASVAGKYLPRLVRSGDKRYGYDGLADFLSPTLSEVREWIEPQLRDGLIEITVVGDVEKEVIVKEVARTFGALPKRADQKADFGANADLQFPAGTNTPAKFYHRGAKEQALVYVYWPAPDASDPADAYRMRLLRGLFRNRLTDVLREEMGSTYSPGAGAFSSSLFDGYGYVIARVTAQPEEVDKVRDGILRVAKEMAEAGVDNDAFERALRPLIEDLDSTLENNGYWLSVLGDAQTGADGLARFRAQEPTYRGTTPEQIETLAKQIFGDERRSVSAYILPRR
- a CDS encoding TonB-dependent receptor, with product MIRTKLAIAALVTGCSLAAISTAATAQEAASSEARSYNIPAQSLQGALNSFAEASGSDLLYASDLVSGKQSSALVGNFTAAQALRQLLSGTGLTAAEVSANVYSLKAQGTATAGDASASPVSGVVTSAATGTALPSAQVEVVGTDLRTTTDQRGFFYFPEVAGTAFELRVTYLGQPAAVFPIPAGAFERARVSIAFGGEQTSDIVVVGYLSSIQKALNQQKNADNASTVVSSDLLGGFPAETVSEALRRVPGVAFGRDDDTGEGSRITVRGFGSEAINVQLNGLDLQGTGFERTIDLSGFLTDNISQITIHKSLLPSHESTGSGGLVEIETKSALDYGDFAFNFAIEGETNFDRKFGEEFQASGTFTKKITPNFAVSVTGQYRNTERLNYNASILDELPTVFPAGVTSDSRIPVDAVFPFDPEVQQQLVRSVNYVRRDREEESILGSINLAWDVASHTRLRLDFQRNVNNQTRVQSRASVNFFPTTVSMPIEELDGEVRSRRVLRSFAPTGGFETRDSEGQFDTISFRGDTDLDRWSFKYKLGYSRARTKGSGSSISLGTNQDLDFIGFVDPATIVINPDDDAAMTPRVVDGVFVEAANGLPIPSLSDAGITRIFDPSQYYILSAFTNEFDNPTEAYIAELKTRYSPKVDFLEYIEIGGKYDARTRRTSDDTTNPLNTRNTSYTGIFSNRIFLSDFGVDFFAEDLGLIGASGTEIPFLRGSDSDSIFAQLPGFTADDPSTPDFNELGFTFTDRTVLDPLADGASALAPTAVTEDELAAYLETKIVLGNFSLIAGGRYEREKRSGTNLTFPSILPGPGFAAEPAATFIAVGLYDFTDISGTVETFTPSFLASWRPSQNIVARLGYFRSTVHPDVRLLSRNTLFQANYRAGFEAVTIREANPDLQPTKTDNFDLDVAYYFTDSPGLIRGSLFYKKTTNNFTNVSFDSVPGDNVLERFLDYLAPLADTRPDLLAVPAGADLLINRPINGEGGTIWGAEFEVIRRLNFLPGFLSDFGVLANVTYTESDYPTLITVRNLEGSLEPQSFDRPLADQAQWSYNLSLDYAKDGFEGRVIYSGQSASAVTFDEFNRNVVSPAYSTLDLRLSYNLDIFGGLWTVFVEGDDLLRDAQSADIRSTVSSQFGDGDASFNFPQNYQFNGGRTITAGIRARF
- a CDS encoding FecR domain-containing protein, which produces MTKSADHDSSIGFPSERDRLEDEAAEWFARLSGDQVSEGDYAAYRAWRDASAEHAYAYDRIAAIWDVAGEHADAPSILEMRVRALAEQPEASTSLRRYPMIALAASIAVVFIASAIMLTGGSPFSVTPSVSPGPTIAANEAGAPAQDAPSQPSAPISDTPETVDFRSGYSTKVGQMAQFTLPDGSVIELNTGSEVQVNYSAAERNLTLVRGEAVFTVSKDAQRPFIVAAGQNRVVALGTVFSVRKRDSEAQVTLIEGRVRVDRDGTVGSGKSTQLTPGEQLSILPDRPFAISKTELSQIASWREGRLVFEQTPLREVLDEFNRYSNEKHVLRDEELGSFLVSGTFRIKSSEHFAATLEAGFPVLVRARAGGTVLEVTSAQDSGS
- a CDS encoding RNA polymerase sigma factor, giving the protein MTNTPSIDPGLDTREAFVARYVGPLRSYFAKRVNRFEDVDDLVQELFGRLWASASDKVIENPDGYIFQAAANLLKERYRKRGTRDAAMADLPFFHSESEEITPERILQGRNELQQLEKALAELPSRTRTVFLLHRFEGFKYREIAERIGVSVSSVEKHIAAAARHITQRLDRK
- a CDS encoding DUF2189 domain-containing protein yields the protein MADIGSNSPVPFKVAGDLTISDLRAALAAGWSDFLAMPQYGLFFGAIFAFAGIALAYATIVLGEVSWLIPAAAGFPLLAPFLAVGLYEVSRRREYGIAVDWPAVLGAIRGRGHDQILSMGVLIFVGFGFWVIIAHLIFSVFLVEAGAGSESLEFLITPMGLAMLAVGSLIGGVIALVFYAVTVISLPMLVDREVDFLTAIFASLRAVSNNSMALLIWAVFIAIIMALAIALAFLGLLIVVPVLGHATWHLYRRTIASTHPSTGQVV
- a CDS encoding OmpW family outer membrane protein gives rise to the protein MKYLLASACAAIALASSPAVAQDESGDVQIKLVATGVLPDSAIDQVNVDLVGLPAGTDTTANDNYVPTVAVEYFFSDSFSIETIAGTTQHDVDAVSGFAPGTELVSDALLLPATVTAKVHFKTGGVKPYIGAGASYFIWLDVDPGAAVIPLGVTETTLSDEFGFVLQAGVDVPVGDDGFGVTFDAKRYFIGTTARWFAGNTLVIETDHNLDPWVLSAGASYRF
- a CDS encoding helix-turn-helix domain-containing protein; protein product: MTFPDLFDEFRTAVLPGGASDPTLSNLESVARYTSAREGDAPFNGIGVDQIVFIAGGSTKLVAHVSQGREQVVAFHFRGDLVSVPASAAHAYTLCALEDCELVFFPADDFLQIAQQEPHLVITILERTLRSLARSREKSVALGRKTAEERLASFLVTMAERIGWSRDGAVELDLIMSRRDIGDSLGLTIETVSRQLSELRNACLIETSGRSRFRLLDLPSLHRRAGHLELAG
- the ccoN gene encoding cytochrome-c oxidase, cbb3-type subunit I yields the protein MEAVLGRSGLYAIALMAVIAAMVGAQDTGFAVHMGIIGLVLAIMILATLKAFDPLAKAQGIFKMPPGPSRYDDDVVRWGVIATMFWGLAGLLAGLFIALQLAFPILNVEPFLTFGRVRPLHTSAVIFAFGGNALLATSFYVVQRTCRTTLALPGLARFVFWGYQLFIVLAATGYLLGVTQSKEYAEPEWYVDLWLTIVWVAYLVVFVATLLRRNEPHIYVANWFYLAFIITVAMLHVVNNLAMPVSLLGSQSYSAFAGVQDALTQWWYGHNAVGFFLTAGFLAMMYYFVPKQANRPVYSYRLSIIHFWSLIFLYIWAGPHHLHYTALPDWAQTLGMVFSIMLWMPSWGGMINGLMTLNGAWDKVRTDPIIRMMVMALAFYGMSTFEGPMLSIKAVNSLSHYTDWTIGHVHSGALGWNGMITFACVYFLVPKLWKKDRLYSLRMINWHFWLATLGIVFYAASMWVAGITQGLMWREYGSDGFLVNSFVDTVAALHPMYLMRAFGGLLYLAGAVIMAYNIWMTIAGYRREEAPMGDTAHDEQADRPIVTRPQPEPAE